Proteins encoded within one genomic window of Chitinivibrionales bacterium:
- the carB gene encoding carbamoyl-phosphate synthase large subunit encodes MPKRTDIHRILIIGSGPIVIGQACEFDYSGTQACKALREEGYEVILVNSNPATIMTDPLMADRTYIEPVTPEIVEKIIAKEKPDAILPTMGGQTGLNTAMELAENGVLQRYNVKLIGADQDAIKKAEDRSSFKAAMIKIGLDVPQSALAYNMDEAWEIVKEIGFPIIIRPSYTLGGTGGGIAHNEVEFERQARLGLHYSRINEILLEESVLGWKEYELEIMRDHADNVVIICSIENLDPMGIHTGDSITTAPAQTLTDRQYQKMRDASVAIIREIGVDTGGSNIQFAVQPETGRMVVIEMNPRVSRSSALASKATGFPIAKFAAKLAVGYSLDEIRNDITKETPASFEPTIDYCVVKIPRFAFEKFPEANSSLGVQMKSVGETMAIGRTFKEALQKGLRGLEIGRPGLDEAKFGHLTKKEILPMLEELRCDRMFAVGRALRLEITPELINEKTGIDLWFINNIKDIIDFEASIPKDILKAPRDEQQVFFEKAKQMGFSDVQLGKNLEITENEARKLRKKLEITPTYKLVDTCAAEFEAYTPYYYSTYETEDEGLPSERKKIIILGGGPNRIGQGIEFDYCCCQASYALRDMGIESIMVNSNPETVSTDYDTSDRLYFEPLTFEDVMNIIDKEKPDGVIIQFGGQTPLNLARKLKEAGAPIIGTSVESIERAEDRDEFAAMLKKLDLQQPPNGMAENIDEALKICHEISFPILLRPSFVLGGRAMRIIYDKEELHAFIDEAKEAGENRPVLIDKFIGDAIEVDVDALSDGKTTMICGIMEHIEEAGIHSGDSACVVPPYSLSKGMIEEIRRITMAIANELNVVGLMNIQFAVNEDTVYILEVNPRASRTVPFVSKATGIPWAYIAAKVMAGARLADIPEARERTMTYFSVKESVLPFGKFPGADTVLGPEMKSTGEVMGIDQDFGLAYAKSQEAAGNYLPRSGTVFISVRNSVKRSIIFAAKTLFDMGFQLCATEGTWHALTSAGINVRQVYKIGEGKPDIVDLIKTNSVDLVINVPAGRKSLIDSKPIRSAAVSQSIPYITTLEGAQAAIGGMFSLEKRGFDVVSIQERAAPAGKNQQNNINLLSKKKDMWK; translated from the coding sequence ATGCCGAAAAGAACAGACATTCATCGCATACTGATTATCGGAAGTGGGCCGATTGTTATTGGCCAGGCCTGTGAATTCGATTATTCCGGTACTCAGGCATGCAAAGCGTTGCGGGAAGAGGGATACGAAGTTATCCTGGTAAATTCCAATCCGGCAACAATCATGACCGATCCACTCATGGCCGACCGAACCTATATTGAGCCGGTAACTCCTGAGATTGTGGAAAAAATTATTGCAAAAGAGAAACCCGATGCAATTCTTCCTACAATGGGTGGTCAGACAGGGCTCAACACCGCCATGGAACTTGCCGAAAACGGTGTCCTTCAACGGTACAATGTCAAATTGATCGGCGCCGACCAGGATGCGATAAAAAAGGCGGAAGACCGGAGCAGTTTCAAAGCGGCGATGATAAAAATCGGCCTTGATGTTCCCCAAAGTGCCCTTGCTTATAACATGGATGAAGCCTGGGAGATTGTCAAAGAAATCGGTTTTCCCATCATTATTCGTCCGAGCTACACGCTTGGCGGAACCGGCGGCGGTATTGCCCATAACGAAGTCGAATTTGAACGTCAGGCCCGACTCGGACTCCACTACAGCCGGATAAACGAAATACTCCTTGAAGAATCGGTGCTGGGATGGAAAGAATATGAACTCGAGATCATGCGGGACCACGCCGATAACGTCGTGATTATCTGCTCGATCGAGAATCTCGATCCCATGGGCATTCACACCGGTGACAGCATCACGACCGCTCCCGCCCAGACCCTCACCGACCGCCAGTACCAGAAGATGCGGGATGCCTCCGTAGCGATCATTCGAGAAATCGGTGTCGATACGGGCGGGTCGAATATCCAGTTTGCTGTTCAGCCGGAAACAGGCCGCATGGTGGTGATAGAGATGAACCCCCGGGTCAGCCGCAGTTCGGCACTCGCCTCAAAGGCGACCGGGTTCCCGATTGCAAAATTTGCCGCCAAACTGGCGGTCGGCTATTCGCTTGATGAAATCCGTAATGATATTACCAAAGAGACACCGGCCTCCTTTGAGCCCACGATCGACTACTGTGTGGTGAAAATCCCCCGGTTTGCCTTTGAAAAATTCCCCGAAGCCAATTCATCACTGGGCGTGCAGATGAAATCGGTGGGAGAAACCATGGCGATCGGACGGACTTTCAAGGAAGCCCTGCAGAAAGGCCTCAGAGGACTGGAGATCGGAAGACCCGGTCTGGATGAAGCTAAATTCGGCCATCTTACCAAAAAAGAGATCCTCCCGATGCTTGAAGAACTCCGGTGTGACAGAATGTTTGCTGTCGGACGGGCTCTGCGGCTGGAAATCACTCCCGAACTAATCAACGAAAAAACCGGTATCGATCTCTGGTTTATCAATAATATTAAAGATATTATCGATTTCGAAGCATCCATACCAAAAGACATACTCAAGGCACCCAGGGATGAGCAACAGGTGTTCTTTGAAAAAGCAAAACAGATGGGATTTTCGGATGTTCAGCTTGGAAAAAACCTTGAGATAACCGAAAACGAAGCCAGAAAACTTCGCAAAAAGCTGGAAATAACCCCCACCTACAAACTGGTTGACACCTGTGCAGCCGAATTCGAGGCCTACACGCCCTATTATTATTCGACTTATGAAACCGAAGATGAAGGTTTGCCGTCGGAGCGGAAAAAGATAATCATTCTGGGTGGCGGTCCCAACCGGATCGGTCAGGGTATCGAATTCGACTACTGCTGCTGTCAGGCTTCCTATGCCCTGCGGGATATGGGTATCGAATCAATCATGGTGAATTCCAACCCCGAAACGGTGAGTACCGACTACGACACCTCCGACCGTCTCTATTTCGAGCCGCTTACCTTTGAGGATGTGATGAATATTATCGATAAGGAGAAGCCGGACGGTGTAATTATTCAATTCGGCGGCCAGACACCGCTTAATCTCGCCAGGAAGCTTAAAGAAGCCGGTGCGCCGATAATCGGGACGTCGGTTGAATCGATCGAACGTGCCGAAGACCGGGATGAATTTGCGGCAATGCTGAAAAAACTCGATCTGCAACAGCCACCCAACGGTATGGCGGAAAATATCGATGAAGCGCTGAAAATCTGCCATGAGATCTCTTTCCCGATCCTTCTGCGGCCATCCTTTGTGCTCGGTGGACGGGCCATGCGGATCATTTACGACAAAGAGGAACTCCATGCTTTTATCGATGAAGCCAAGGAAGCGGGAGAAAATCGTCCGGTGCTGATCGACAAATTTATCGGCGATGCGATCGAGGTTGATGTTGATGCTCTGTCCGACGGCAAGACGACCATGATCTGCGGCATTATGGAACATATTGAGGAAGCCGGGATTCACTCCGGCGACAGCGCATGTGTTGTTCCGCCCTACTCCCTTTCAAAGGGTATGATCGAAGAAATCAGACGCATTACCATGGCAATTGCCAATGAGCTGAATGTGGTTGGGTTGATGAACATCCAGTTTGCGGTGAATGAAGACACCGTTTACATTCTGGAAGTCAACCCGCGGGCATCTCGGACCGTACCCTTTGTCTCCAAGGCAACCGGCATACCGTGGGCCTATATTGCCGCCAAGGTAATGGCCGGCGCCAGGCTTGCCGATATACCAGAAGCCCGGGAACGGACAATGACTTATTTCTCGGTAAAAGAATCGGTTCTTCCTTTTGGTAAATTCCCCGGAGCAGACACGGTACTGGGCCCCGAAATGAAATCCACCGGTGAAGTCATGGGAATCGACCAGGATTTCGGTCTGGCCTATGCCAAATCGCAGGAAGCTGCGGGCAATTATCTTCCCCGGTCCGGCACGGTCTTTATCAGTGTCCGCAACAGTGTGAAACGAAGCATTATCTTTGCCGCCAAAACCCTGTTTGATATGGGTTTTCAGCTCTGTGCCACCGAAGGTACCTGGCATGCGCTGACCAGCGCAGGAATTAATGTCCGACAGGTCTATAAAATCGGTGAAGGAAAACCCGATATCGTAGATCTTATAAAAACCAATAGTGTCGACCTGGTGATCAATGTACCGGCAGGACGGAAATCGCTGATCGATTCAAAACCGATCCGCAGTGCAGCCGTATCGCAGAGTATTCCGTATATCACAACCCTTGAAGGCGCGCAGGCTGCTATCGGCGGAATGTTTTCCCTTGAAAAACGGGGCTTTGATGTCGTCAGTATCCAGGAACGGGCTGCCCCCGCCGGTAAAAATCAGCAAAATAATATCAATCTGCTCTCGAAAAAGAAAGATATGTGGAAATAA
- a CDS encoding CTP synthase: MSKFIFVTGGVVSSLGKGIAASSIGMLLKSRGIRVANQKFDPYLNVDPGTMNPYQHGEVYVTDDGAETDLDLGHYERFTGVTTTKHSNYTAGKIYDSIIKKERQGEYLGATVQVVPHVTTEICDSIRSMESPDIDVVISEIGGTVGDIESLPFLEALRQFRLQVGKSNCLFIHVTLIPYLRKAGEVKTKPTQHSVGRLREIGIIPDILICRTEKHLDKEVRRKISLFCNVDTEGVIEAFDVRHTIYEVPLDFASQNFDHLIIDSLGLRAGRRSLSSWREYVDKVIEARHIVRIAIVGKYSELLDAYKSIHEALNHSGAHHSTKVEIHSVSAEDIEQKGAAKVLKGMHGILIPGGFGSRGHEGKILAVKHARERKVPFLGICLGMQMAVVEFARNVLKRKDADSTELVPETPEPVIHLMEEQKRVMNLGGTMRLGAFPCKLKAGSKARKIYGKELVSERHRHRYEFNNDYREQFESNGMALSGLSPDGLLVEIIELKDHPWFVGPQFHPEFKSRPVAPHPLFRDFVGASLHYSLKK; this comes from the coding sequence ATGTCGAAATTCATATTTGTAACCGGAGGAGTTGTTTCTTCCCTGGGCAAGGGAATCGCAGCATCCTCCATAGGCATGCTGCTCAAATCCCGGGGCATCAGGGTGGCGAATCAAAAATTTGATCCCTATCTTAATGTCGATCCGGGAACAATGAATCCGTACCAGCATGGTGAAGTGTATGTTACCGATGACGGCGCTGAGACCGATCTCGACCTTGGGCATTACGAGCGATTCACCGGAGTTACCACGACAAAACATTCCAACTATACGGCCGGGAAAATATACGATTCGATCATAAAAAAAGAGCGGCAGGGCGAATACCTCGGCGCCACCGTTCAGGTTGTTCCTCACGTGACTACCGAGATATGCGACAGCATCCGCTCGATGGAATCGCCGGACATCGATGTCGTCATTAGTGAGATCGGTGGGACGGTTGGTGATATCGAGAGCCTTCCTTTCCTCGAAGCCCTCCGTCAATTCCGCCTTCAGGTGGGAAAAAGCAACTGTCTATTTATCCATGTTACCCTGATCCCCTATCTTCGCAAGGCCGGTGAAGTCAAGACCAAGCCGACACAGCATTCGGTAGGACGTCTTCGTGAAATAGGAATCATCCCCGACATTCTCATTTGTCGCACCGAGAAGCATCTGGATAAAGAGGTACGCCGGAAGATTTCGCTTTTCTGTAATGTCGACACCGAAGGGGTCATTGAAGCCTTCGATGTCCGTCATACCATATACGAAGTCCCCCTCGATTTTGCATCGCAGAATTTCGACCATCTCATTATCGATTCTCTTGGTCTTCGTGCCGGACGGCGGAGTCTCAGCTCCTGGAGAGAATATGTGGACAAGGTAATCGAGGCCCGACATATCGTCAGAATAGCTATCGTCGGCAAATATTCCGAACTTCTTGATGCTTACAAGTCGATTCATGAAGCGCTCAATCACAGCGGCGCTCATCACTCGACAAAAGTTGAAATACACAGTGTCTCGGCCGAAGATATCGAACAGAAGGGTGCGGCAAAGGTACTGAAAGGTATGCACGGCATACTGATACCCGGCGGTTTCGGCAGCCGGGGACACGAAGGGAAAATTCTTGCAGTAAAGCATGCCCGGGAACGCAAGGTCCCCTTTCTCGGAATCTGTCTCGGTATGCAAATGGCAGTAGTGGAATTCGCCCGGAATGTTCTCAAACGAAAAGACGCCGACAGCACCGAACTGGTCCCCGAAACCCCGGAACCGGTCATCCATCTTATGGAAGAGCAGAAGCGGGTGATGAACCTCGGGGGGACCATGCGTCTTGGAGCATTTCCCTGCAAGCTGAAAGCCGGCAGCAAAGCCCGGAAAATTTACGGAAAAGAGCTTGTCAGTGAACGGCACCGGCACCGGTATGAATTCAACAACGACTATCGTGAACAATTTGAAAGTAATGGAATGGCCCTCTCCGGTTTATCACCGGATGGTTTACTGGTCGAAATTATCGAGCTGAAAGATCATCCATGGTTTGTTGGCCCTCAGTTCCATCCGGAATTCAAATCGAGGCCGGTTGCACCACATCCCTTGTTCAGAGATTTTGTTGGTGCAAGCCTTCACTATTCCTTGAAAAAATAA
- a CDS encoding amidophosphoribosyltransferase, producing the protein MLQDSLHEECGVFGIYNAPDAAHLTYLGLYALQHRGQESAGIAVSNQGKMTVYKNMGLVSQVFRHHEILDRLQGNHAIGHNRYSTTGSSNLANSQPILTDFKAGQLASAHNGNLVNAAELRNEMEEDGSIFCSTTDTEVIMHLVARSKRENLDAMILDALSRVRGAYSLLFLNKHALYGARDPRGIRPLLLGELNGSYLLSSETCAFDLIGAHLIREIEPGEMIRIDKNGITSYTIPLFGHTPKPSHCVFEFVYFSRPDSFVFGENVDKVRRRLGRCLAVEHPCPNADIVMGIPDSATTAALGYSEESGIKFDIGLIRNHYIGRTFIQPQQKGRDFGVRIKFNPVKGVVKDKKIVIVDDSIVRGTTMKKIVRLLRTAQPKEIHLRISSPPITCPCFLGIDMPTKEELIASAQSIKDIQEYLGVDSLGYLSTEGMLSVVPQPKEHYCCACFDGNYPMCP; encoded by the coding sequence ATGCTGCAAGACTCTCTCCATGAAGAGTGCGGGGTATTCGGTATTTACAACGCACCCGATGCTGCTCATTTGACCTACCTGGGCCTCTATGCTCTACAACACCGGGGCCAGGAAAGTGCCGGTATTGCCGTTTCTAATCAGGGCAAAATGACCGTTTATAAAAATATGGGCCTTGTCTCCCAGGTGTTTCGTCACCACGAAATACTCGACCGTCTTCAGGGAAACCATGCTATCGGCCATAACCGGTATTCTACCACCGGCTCTTCCAATCTTGCCAATTCGCAGCCGATACTGACCGATTTCAAAGCAGGACAACTGGCAAGTGCTCATAATGGTAACTTGGTTAATGCCGCCGAGCTACGGAATGAGATGGAGGAAGACGGCTCGATATTCTGCTCCACCACTGATACTGAAGTTATCATGCACCTGGTTGCCCGTTCCAAGCGGGAAAATCTCGATGCCATGATTCTGGATGCGCTTTCCCGTGTTAGGGGCGCCTACTCTCTTCTTTTTCTCAACAAGCATGCACTCTATGGTGCCCGGGATCCACGGGGTATCCGGCCTCTTCTTCTGGGAGAACTGAACGGCAGTTATCTGCTTTCTTCCGAGACCTGTGCATTCGACCTGATCGGGGCCCATCTTATCAGGGAAATCGAGCCGGGAGAAATGATACGTATCGATAAAAATGGTATTACCAGTTATACGATCCCTCTGTTCGGCCATACGCCCAAACCGTCTCATTGTGTGTTCGAATTTGTCTACTTCTCCCGTCCGGACAGCTTTGTCTTTGGAGAAAATGTCGATAAAGTCCGCCGGCGGCTCGGACGGTGTCTGGCGGTGGAACATCCATGCCCCAATGCAGATATCGTCATGGGAATCCCCGATTCGGCAACAACCGCTGCCCTGGGATATTCGGAAGAATCAGGAATCAAGTTCGATATCGGCCTGATCCGCAATCATTACATCGGAAGAACTTTCATTCAGCCTCAGCAAAAGGGCCGGGACTTCGGTGTCCGGATCAAATTCAATCCGGTTAAAGGAGTGGTCAAGGATAAAAAAATCGTTATTGTCGATGATTCCATTGTCCGGGGAACCACCATGAAAAAAATTGTCCGGCTTCTCAGGACCGCCCAGCCAAAAGAAATCCATCTCCGGATCTCATCACCCCCGATCACCTGCCCCTGCTTTCTGGGAATCGATATGCCCACCAAAGAAGAACTCATCGCTTCAGCCCAGTCCATCAAGGACATTCAGGAGTACCTGGGCGTTGATTCTCTCGGCTATTTATCTACCGAAGGAATGCTGTCGGTGGTTCCGCAACCAAAGGAACATTACTGTTGCGCCTGTTTTGACGGCAACTATCCGATGTGCCCTTGA
- a CDS encoding DUF4954 family protein, protein MDTVSLLPAGSMEKQFIPDEFIPRGKNEYYLRNRQQPKPADSFRTLQSDEIETLIKNRNTCDDWNNIRVCDDFNPSLIKNCEFYGMIRIGRLIPVILSHQDLKIGAGITGCRIISCDIGDDVALHQVHYLSHCIIGNRCIIFDIGEMHTTNCAGFGNGILKDGEEENKRVWLDLMNEGGDRSVVPFDGMLSADAYLWAKYRDEPVLQKKLLSITQHSFDSHRGYYGYVGDQSVIKHTGVIKDVKIGSHACIQGANLLTNLTINSTENEPATIGSDVELVDGIVGYGCTIAFGCKANKFIMGNNSRFTYGARVLNSFVGDNSTISCCEIQNNLIFPGHEQHHNNSFLIASLVMGQSNIAAGATIGSNHNSRSNDNEIQAGRGFWPGLCTSVKHSSRFASFCLLAKGDFTAELDIRLPFSLVNNNALKDRLEILPAFWWTYNMYALARNSWKYEARDKRLTKSQHIEFDFLAPDTTEEIMEACRLLELWTGRAFVKNTESKDSSKSEQSLIKKGRSLLMEQPEDVGLRTIYGEEIEKSKRKTVILKCAEAYAAYKNMLHYYAVKNLVFFMETSTQPSLLFMNKTLNGKRKSKWINIGGQLITEFELQQLLKKIKSQKLKTWSDIHNAYDYLWEAYPLQKQRHAYSVLLELLSTQSLTPSQWKGALDKAVSIQEYICDQVYRSRKKDFENPFKQTTFQNPAEMKAVCGTAENDSFVKQVRSETEEFGRRVNKIKKR, encoded by the coding sequence ATGGATACCGTCTCTCTGCTCCCCGCCGGCAGTATGGAAAAACAGTTTATTCCGGACGAATTTATTCCCCGGGGTAAAAACGAATATTACCTTCGCAACAGACAACAACCAAAGCCAGCCGATTCTTTTCGCACGCTCCAGTCCGATGAAATCGAAACTTTGATAAAAAACCGGAATACCTGCGATGACTGGAACAATATCCGGGTATGTGATGATTTTAATCCTTCACTCATAAAAAATTGTGAATTTTACGGAATGATACGCATCGGCAGACTCATCCCGGTTATACTCTCCCATCAGGACCTGAAAATAGGCGCCGGCATTACCGGCTGCCGGATAATTTCCTGTGATATCGGAGATGATGTTGCCTTGCACCAGGTTCACTATCTGTCTCATTGTATTATCGGCAACCGGTGTATAATTTTTGACATCGGCGAAATGCATACAACGAATTGTGCCGGATTCGGCAACGGCATTCTTAAAGACGGTGAGGAAGAAAATAAGCGGGTATGGCTTGATCTTATGAATGAGGGCGGCGATCGTTCGGTTGTCCCTTTTGACGGCATGCTTTCGGCTGATGCTTACCTGTGGGCTAAATACCGTGATGAACCGGTGCTGCAGAAAAAACTACTTTCGATTACGCAACACTCTTTTGATTCGCATCGGGGATACTATGGTTATGTAGGAGACCAATCGGTAATAAAACATACCGGTGTTATAAAAGATGTCAAAATCGGTTCTCATGCCTGTATTCAAGGCGCAAATCTCCTTACGAACCTGACAATTAATTCAACCGAAAACGAACCTGCGACTATCGGTTCGGACGTTGAGCTTGTTGATGGCATCGTCGGATATGGATGTACGATAGCTTTCGGATGTAAAGCAAATAAATTCATAATGGGCAACAATTCGAGGTTCACATACGGAGCGAGAGTTCTCAATTCCTTTGTTGGTGACAATTCGACAATATCCTGCTGTGAAATACAGAACAATCTGATTTTTCCGGGCCACGAACAGCACCACAACAACTCTTTTCTGATTGCATCGCTTGTCATGGGTCAAAGCAACATTGCTGCCGGTGCTACAATCGGTTCTAACCACAACAGCCGTTCCAACGACAATGAAATACAGGCGGGCCGCGGTTTCTGGCCCGGCCTTTGTACTTCGGTGAAACACTCAAGCCGCTTTGCCTCATTCTGCCTCCTTGCCAAAGGAGATTTTACCGCAGAACTTGACATCCGTCTCCCCTTTTCTCTTGTTAACAACAATGCATTAAAAGATCGTCTCGAAATACTCCCCGCTTTCTGGTGGACATACAACATGTATGCCCTGGCTCGCAACAGCTGGAAATACGAGGCCCGGGATAAACGGCTTACCAAATCACAGCATATCGAGTTCGATTTTCTGGCGCCCGATACGACAGAAGAGATTATGGAAGCCTGTCGGTTGCTCGAACTGTGGACCGGTCGCGCTTTCGTAAAAAACACCGAATCAAAAGATTCGAGCAAAAGCGAACAGTCTCTTATAAAGAAAGGCCGCAGCCTGCTTATGGAGCAGCCGGAGGATGTTGGTTTGCGCACAATTTATGGTGAGGAAATAGAAAAGTCAAAACGGAAAACCGTCATTCTCAAATGCGCCGAAGCCTACGCTGCATATAAAAATATGCTTCATTATTACGCCGTAAAAAATCTGGTTTTTTTTATGGAAACCTCCACTCAGCCTTCGTTGTTATTTATGAATAAAACGCTGAACGGTAAGCGGAAAAGCAAATGGATCAATATCGGCGGGCAGCTTATCACCGAATTTGAGCTGCAGCAGCTTTTAAAGAAAATAAAGTCCCAAAAGCTGAAAACCTGGAGCGATATTCACAATGCATACGATTACCTGTGGGAAGCTTATCCTCTTCAGAAGCAGCGCCATGCCTATTCGGTACTCCTTGAGCTTTTAAGCACTCAAAGCCTTACACCATCACAGTGGAAAGGGGCTCTTGACAAAGCAGTTTCGATTCAGGAGTATATCTGCGATCAGGTATACCGCAGCCGTAAGAAGGATTTTGAAAATCCCTTCAAACAGACAACATTCCAGAATCCGGCGGAAATGAAAGCGGTATGCGGCACAGCCGAAAATGACAGTTTTGTTAAACAGGTTCGGAGTGAAACGGAAGAATTCGGGCGGAGAGTTAACAAAATAAAAAAACGCTGA
- a CDS encoding helix-turn-helix domain-containing protein, with protein MDNKIMTMEEVAEFLRVSVRTVYEWAHKGEIPCGKIGTVWRFKRSEIEQWVDERLVASHKSVAPPSISVRDIFSPQRIAVLDSITKVEAFNHLVDIISTSSCIRKKKELSEEIFKRESLMSTALGLGVGVPHVRLGSVKDLVAAVGISPVGIMDYESLDNIPVFIIVMVAGNRKQHSEFLRLLSYLSSLIKHESIREKLVTSNDPYAIYDVLAGGIGAHFHSHSISALKNEVPRIGLQ; from the coding sequence ATGGATAATAAAATAATGACCATGGAAGAGGTTGCGGAATTTTTGCGGGTTTCCGTGCGCACAGTTTATGAATGGGCGCATAAAGGAGAGATCCCCTGTGGAAAAATTGGTACGGTCTGGCGTTTCAAGCGGTCTGAAATAGAACAATGGGTAGATGAGCGATTGGTTGCTTCTCATAAATCGGTCGCACCTCCTTCAATTTCCGTACGGGACATATTTTCGCCCCAGCGGATAGCAGTACTCGATTCGATCACTAAAGTTGAAGCTTTCAACCACCTTGTTGATATTATAAGTACCTCCAGCTGCATCAGGAAGAAAAAAGAGCTTTCGGAAGAGATTTTTAAAAGAGAAAGCCTCATGAGCACGGCACTGGGGCTTGGTGTTGGCGTTCCCCATGTTCGCCTAGGGTCGGTTAAAGATCTTGTGGCTGCCGTAGGAATCAGTCCGGTTGGTATCATGGATTATGAATCGCTTGACAATATTCCTGTTTTTATTATTGTCATGGTTGCGGGCAACAGAAAACAGCATTCCGAATTCCTGCGCCTTCTCTCATATTTAAGCAGCCTGATAAAACATGAGAGTATCCGGGAAAAACTGGTTACCAGTAATGATCCGTATGCGATATACGATGTTCTTGCCGGTGGAATCGGGGCCCATTTTCATTCTCACAGCATCTCTGCACTTAAAAATGAAGTGCCTCGTATCGGTCTGCAGTAG
- a CDS encoding sigma-70 family RNA polymerase sigma factor, translating into MKTSLANGFLVENGSLGLYLKEISRYKPLPAQEEFETAERIQKGDKQALEKLVKANLRFVVSVARTYDHQGMSLADLIHEGNLGLIKAAKRFDQTKNFKFISYAVWWIRQAILQALAEQSRITKLPLNCVGTIHKIGKAQSRLEQKYRRAPHIEEIARELDMDSNKVKEALSIGNNHTSLDAPLQNSDSSRLMDLLPNKKEAMPDDCIEDISLQESINKALKKLSDREKKVIRLYFGIEDGISHTLEEIAQRYSLTRERVRQIKENALKKLKASEEVEHLQNHY; encoded by the coding sequence TTGAAGACATCGCTCGCAAACGGCTTTCTTGTAGAAAACGGTAGCTTAGGATTGTATTTAAAGGAAATATCCCGTTACAAGCCCCTCCCCGCTCAGGAAGAATTTGAAACTGCCGAACGTATTCAAAAAGGTGATAAACAGGCACTCGAGAAACTCGTTAAAGCAAATCTTCGATTTGTTGTAAGCGTAGCTCGTACCTACGATCATCAGGGCATGTCACTTGCCGACCTTATTCATGAAGGCAATCTCGGTCTTATCAAGGCCGCCAAACGGTTCGACCAGACAAAGAATTTTAAATTTATCTCCTATGCAGTGTGGTGGATTCGCCAGGCTATTCTTCAGGCCCTTGCAGAACAGTCCCGTATTACCAAGCTGCCTCTCAACTGTGTCGGTACTATTCATAAAATCGGAAAGGCCCAGAGCCGGCTCGAACAGAAATACCGCCGCGCTCCTCATATCGAAGAAATTGCCCGGGAACTCGATATGGATAGCAATAAGGTTAAAGAAGCACTCAGTATCGGGAACAATCATACTTCCCTGGATGCACCGCTTCAGAATTCCGACAGCTCCCGGCTCATGGATCTTCTGCCTAATAAGAAAGAGGCAATGCCCGATGATTGTATCGAAGATATTTCACTTCAGGAATCGATCAATAAAGCCCTCAAAAAGCTGAGCGACCGGGAAAAGAAAGTGATTCGTCTTTATTTTGGGATTGAAGACGGCATATCTCATACCCTTGAGGAAATCGCACAGCGGTATAGTCTGACCCGCGAAAGAGTACGCCAGATAAAGGAAAATGCTCTTAAAAAGCTGAAAGCCAGCGAAGAAGTCGAACACCTGCAGAATCATTATTGA